One Micromonospora eburnea genomic region harbors:
- a CDS encoding beta-ketoacyl-[acyl-carrier-protein] synthase family protein: protein MADRATAVTVTGMAAVTAFGRGTAALCDAVLEGRRGFAPVTRFDVTGRRATSAAALDDAGGLAEELAGVAHQACRDAGLDPGERAACPVLLAAHAEPALVRSPDPAAATTGAAGAAVALAGRCGLGRAIRAYTTGCVAASSAVIDAAVMIRAGRAERILVAGGYLVDADYFGAFDAGRALSPGDAVRPFSRDRDGMLLGDAVAAVVVESAEAARRRGAKQLGQVVGWGRAGDAYHVCQPRPDGVGLARAVDAALGRAGVEAGRIGYVNAHGTGTAQSDAAETNALHRALGGYARRVPVSSTKSAHGHALEASALVELVATLAALQRGRLPVNAGFQEPDPECPLNLVLEPAAAEVEYALSVNAAFGGANTALVVKAGDRA from the coding sequence ATGGCTGACCGGGCGACCGCGGTGACGGTGACCGGCATGGCCGCGGTCACCGCCTTCGGTCGCGGCACCGCGGCCCTGTGCGACGCGGTGCTCGAAGGGCGGCGTGGCTTCGCCCCGGTCACCCGGTTCGACGTGACCGGCCGCCGGGCCACCTCCGCCGCCGCACTGGACGATGCCGGGGGCCTGGCGGAAGAGCTCGCGGGCGTGGCGCACCAGGCGTGCCGGGACGCCGGCCTGGACCCGGGCGAGCGGGCCGCCTGCCCGGTGCTGCTGGCCGCGCACGCCGAGCCGGCACTGGTCCGCTCGCCCGACCCGGCGGCGGCCACCACCGGAGCGGCCGGGGCGGCGGTGGCGCTGGCCGGGCGGTGCGGCCTCGGCAGGGCGATCCGGGCCTACACGACCGGCTGCGTGGCGGCCAGCTCGGCCGTCATCGACGCGGCGGTGATGATCCGCGCGGGGCGGGCCGAGCGGATCCTGGTCGCCGGTGGATACCTGGTCGACGCGGACTACTTCGGCGCGTTCGACGCGGGGCGCGCGCTGTCGCCGGGCGACGCGGTGCGCCCGTTCAGCCGCGACCGGGACGGCATGCTGCTCGGCGACGCCGTAGCCGCGGTCGTCGTGGAGTCGGCAGAGGCGGCGCGGCGGCGCGGCGCGAAGCAGCTCGGCCAGGTCGTGGGCTGGGGCCGGGCCGGGGACGCGTACCACGTGTGCCAGCCCCGGCCGGACGGCGTCGGGCTGGCCCGCGCGGTCGACGCGGCACTGGGCCGCGCGGGCGTCGAGGCCGGGCGGATCGGTTACGTCAACGCGCACGGCACCGGCACGGCGCAGAGTGACGCCGCCGAGACCAACGCCCTGCACCGCGCGCTCGGCGGGTACGCCCGGCGGGTGCCGGTCAGCTCGACCAAGTCCGCGCACGGGCACGCGCTCGAGGCGTCCGCCCTGGTGGAGCTGGTCGCCACGCTGGCCGCGCTGCAACGTGGTCGGCTGCCCGTCAACGCGGGCTTCCAGGAGCCGGATCCGGAGTGCCCGCTGAACCTGGTTCTGGAGCCGGCCGCAGCCGAGGTGGAGTACGCGCTGAGCGTCAACGCCGCGTTCGGCGGCGCCAACACGGCGCTCGTCGTGAAGGCGGGCGACCGTGCTTGA
- a CDS encoding class I adenylate-forming enzyme family protein, producing the protein MRRDVDWVDRHLLAGADERACLRFDRLVTRTELRELVADRCEELAGAGLCAGGTVSLQLPPGLTYVVNLLAAWRLGAQVSLLDHRLTPFEAERAMSVIRPQLLVSSAEPRQHLLRGYTSVTAAITARDGDPAGTDHALLQLSSGSTGPSKVIGRTAEDLLTEIDRYRQLAGYPRPGERIVLLASMVHVLGLVGGLLYGLAADVSLVVPAFLTTKDILAAVEAGPEPATILGVRFHIDLLASVDEPPSLPRLARMIVGGEVVPPRTVRAFAVKYPDVPLGIMYGMTEVGVIATDLAGEHRPALAPVSGMALREESGQLLVARPRTPYVGAAAPGRWIDGWLCTRDAGTVDEETGLVTVTGRLDSQVSIAGLKVDLTDVEQTLVELPGVTEAVVLFDGGIEAFLAVADGHSADGIADELAGRLAAYKRPRRLHLLPKLPRTASGKVVRDLSVLRAAVEEAAVKAGA; encoded by the coding sequence GTGCGGCGGGACGTGGACTGGGTCGACAGGCATCTGCTGGCCGGCGCCGACGAGCGGGCGTGCCTCCGGTTCGACCGGCTGGTGACCCGCACCGAGCTGCGCGAGCTGGTCGCGGACCGGTGCGAGGAGCTGGCCGGCGCCGGGCTGTGCGCGGGCGGGACGGTCAGCCTCCAGCTACCGCCCGGGCTGACGTACGTGGTGAACCTGCTGGCCGCCTGGCGGCTCGGCGCCCAAGTATCCCTGCTGGATCACCGGCTCACGCCGTTCGAGGCGGAGCGGGCGATGTCGGTGATCCGGCCGCAGTTGCTGGTCAGTTCGGCGGAGCCGCGGCAGCACCTGCTGCGCGGGTACACCTCGGTCACCGCCGCGATCACGGCGCGGGACGGCGACCCGGCCGGCACCGACCACGCGCTGCTCCAGCTCAGCTCCGGCTCCACTGGCCCGTCCAAGGTGATCGGTCGTACGGCCGAGGACCTGTTGACCGAGATCGACCGGTACCGGCAGCTGGCCGGATACCCGCGGCCGGGCGAGCGGATCGTGCTGCTGGCCTCGATGGTGCACGTGCTCGGCCTGGTCGGCGGCCTGCTGTACGGGCTGGCGGCGGACGTCTCGCTGGTCGTACCGGCGTTCCTGACCACGAAAGACATTCTGGCCGCGGTCGAGGCCGGCCCCGAGCCGGCCACGATCCTCGGCGTCCGGTTCCACATCGACCTGCTCGCCTCGGTGGACGAGCCGCCGTCCCTGCCCCGGCTGGCCCGCATGATCGTCGGCGGCGAGGTGGTGCCGCCGCGCACCGTGCGCGCGTTCGCCGTGAAGTACCCGGACGTGCCGCTGGGCATCATGTACGGGATGACCGAGGTCGGCGTCATCGCCACCGACCTGGCCGGCGAGCATCGCCCGGCGCTCGCACCGGTGTCCGGCATGGCGCTGCGGGAGGAGAGCGGGCAGCTGCTGGTCGCGCGGCCGCGCACGCCGTACGTCGGTGCGGCGGCGCCGGGCCGCTGGATCGACGGCTGGCTGTGCACCCGGGACGCCGGCACCGTCGACGAGGAGACCGGCCTGGTGACGGTCACCGGGCGGCTGGACTCGCAGGTCTCCATCGCCGGTCTCAAGGTGGACCTGACCGACGTGGAGCAGACGTTGGTCGAGCTGCCCGGTGTGACCGAGGCCGTGGTGCTGTTCGACGGCGGCATCGAGGCGTTCCTGGCCGTCGCGGACGGGCACAGCGCCGACGGGATCGCCGACGAGCTGGCCGGCCGGCTGGCCGCGTACAAGCGGCCGCGCCGGCTGCACCTGCTGCCGAAGCTGCCCCGGACCGCCAGCGGCAAGGTCGTACGGGACCTGTCCGTGTTGCGCGCGGCCGTCGAGGAGGCGGCCGTGAAGGCAGGCGCCTGA
- a CDS encoding glycosyltransferase, whose translation MRIAVLALGSRGDVYPLTALAAELARRGHQVRIGVSPNLVDMPRRLGLDVVPVGWDQQRIMRSERGREWVTMTDLDAFLQRSHEAYQEYGERFSDEAIDLSAGCEAIMCAVVSEQWATALAEARDVPLVAYDLTPARPNDVVPHPLVTPDPLPDAAANRATYVHYARRAWRYRRDQVFRFRRRLGLAPMPPRPAQLRRPLELQGYSPTLVPGLTWDAYRPIVGDLRFTPSDLHRVGLSALDPELARWLDAGEPPALITFGSTHVSDPAATLASIGRVCRSLGLRGLVVTGWGLSGVEPPATPELRVVHYVDYDVVLPRCAMVVHHGSATVTAAGVRAGIPTMVCSSFADQPFWGRQLERLGAGVHVRFTDLSEEVLRSGMSRLMTDPVRRRAAQLGERMRAEPHGTLVAADEVDKYLAT comes from the coding sequence ATGCGCATCGCCGTTCTGGCGCTCGGCAGCCGCGGTGACGTCTACCCGCTGACCGCGCTCGCCGCCGAGCTGGCCCGCCGTGGCCACCAGGTACGCATCGGTGTGTCGCCCAACCTGGTGGACATGCCCCGGCGGCTGGGGCTCGACGTGGTACCGGTCGGATGGGACCAGCAGCGAATTATGCGGTCCGAGCGCGGCCGGGAGTGGGTCACCATGACCGATCTCGACGCCTTCCTCCAGCGCTCGCACGAGGCATACCAGGAGTACGGCGAACGGTTCAGCGACGAGGCGATCGATCTCAGCGCCGGCTGCGAGGCCATCATGTGCGCCGTGGTCAGCGAGCAGTGGGCCACGGCGCTGGCGGAGGCGCGCGACGTCCCCCTCGTCGCGTACGACCTCACGCCGGCCCGGCCGAACGACGTGGTGCCGCATCCGCTGGTGACTCCCGATCCCCTGCCGGACGCCGCCGCGAACCGGGCGACCTACGTGCACTACGCGCGACGGGCCTGGCGGTACCGGCGCGACCAGGTGTTCCGGTTCCGCCGCCGGCTCGGGCTCGCGCCGATGCCGCCGCGCCCGGCGCAGCTGAGGCGGCCGTTGGAGTTGCAGGGCTACAGCCCCACTCTGGTGCCCGGCCTGACCTGGGATGCCTACCGGCCGATCGTCGGCGACCTGCGGTTTACCCCGTCCGACCTGCACCGCGTCGGCCTGTCCGCACTCGATCCGGAGCTGGCGCGGTGGCTGGACGCGGGCGAGCCGCCGGCTCTGATCACGTTCGGCAGCACGCACGTGTCGGATCCGGCCGCGACGCTGGCGAGCATCGGACGGGTCTGCCGGTCGCTGGGTCTGCGTGGCCTGGTGGTCACCGGCTGGGGCCTGTCCGGGGTCGAGCCGCCCGCGACACCGGAGCTGCGCGTTGTGCACTATGTGGATTACGACGTCGTGCTGCCGCGCTGTGCCATGGTGGTACACCACGGCAGCGCCACCGTCACCGCCGCCGGCGTGCGCGCCGGCATACCGACGATGGTCTGCTCATCCTTCGCCGACCAGCCGTTCTGGGGCCGTCAGCTGGAACGGCTCGGTGCCGGCGTGCACGTGCGGTTCACCGACCTGTCCGAGGAGGTGTTGCGGTCAGGCATGTCCCGCCTGATGACGGATCCGGTACGGCGGCGTGCGGCACAGCTCGGCGAGCGGATGCGCGCGGAACCTCATGGCACGCTGGTCGCCGCCGACGAGGTCGACAAGTACCTCGCGACATGA
- a CDS encoding SDR family oxidoreductase, which translates to MTAPTRTWLITGSSAGLGRALVTELLARGETVAATARVPHALSDLGPSSGRRLWTARLDVTDPERIRQVVADAVEALGRIDVVISNAGYALVGAAEEASRDQIERQIRTNLTGPIHLAQAVLPYLRAQGHGRIVQISSMAGQRAAPGTAVYCATKWGVEGFFESLAAEVKGFGIGVTIVEPGTVRTGFFGRGKEVTAALPAYADTPAAVLRRRAEDGRLSCRGDLAKMACAIVDVATRPTAPLRLALGSDAYGLIRRGLTARLADLEDQKHIALSTDLSGDTA; encoded by the coding sequence ATGACCGCGCCCACCCGTACCTGGCTCATCACCGGAAGCTCGGCCGGTCTCGGCCGGGCGCTGGTGACCGAGCTGCTGGCACGGGGCGAGACGGTGGCGGCCACGGCGCGCGTTCCGCACGCGCTGTCGGATCTGGGGCCGTCCTCGGGGAGACGACTGTGGACGGCACGGCTGGACGTCACCGATCCGGAGCGGATCCGGCAGGTGGTCGCCGACGCAGTCGAGGCGCTCGGCCGCATCGACGTGGTGATCAGCAACGCCGGGTACGCGCTGGTCGGCGCGGCCGAGGAGGCCAGCCGCGACCAGATCGAGCGGCAGATCCGGACGAACCTGACCGGGCCTATTCACCTGGCCCAGGCGGTGCTGCCGTACCTGCGCGCGCAGGGCCACGGGCGGATCGTCCAGATCTCCAGCATGGCCGGGCAGCGCGCGGCCCCCGGCACGGCGGTTTACTGCGCCACCAAGTGGGGCGTGGAGGGCTTCTTCGAGTCGCTGGCCGCCGAGGTGAAGGGCTTCGGAATAGGCGTGACGATCGTCGAGCCCGGCACCGTACGCACCGGCTTCTTCGGCCGCGGCAAGGAGGTGACCGCTGCGCTGCCCGCCTACGCGGACACCCCGGCCGCGGTCCTTCGTCGCCGGGCCGAGGACGGTCGCCTGTCGTGCCGCGGCGACCTGGCGAAGATGGCCTGCGCCATCGTCGACGTTGCCACGCGTCCGACCGCCCCGCTGCGGCTGGCGCTCGGCAGCGACGCGTACGGGCTGATCCGGCGCGGGCTGACGGCACGCCTGGCAGATCTTGAAGACCAGAAGCACATCGCGCTTTCCACCGACCTGAGTGGAGACACCGCATGA
- a CDS encoding phytanoyl-CoA dioxygenase family protein: protein MQTTEFVLTDGERALLPSDEDVAGYARHGWYLSKKLLTDDEVDTLLAASERFYAGQRGRRLPKRPSTLAYWEPENGPVQRHNDYIHYESDEIGAILRKPLIGAVAARLAGAREIRIFQSTLIYKPPRLDEPTNLVPWHFDKHYWQSSTSQKMLTAFIPFHDCGEEMGTITMVDGSNTWQEIGGDDSTTRHFAHRGWAELEELLKQNAAFNNAEIVKLPMTIPKGHMSFHHCRTYHGSGANRADRPRRAISLHLQDGDNRYRRFTRSDGSVVAYNHDHFVRRTATGEPDYADPEFCPTIWHA, encoded by the coding sequence ATGCAGACCACTGAATTCGTACTGACGGACGGGGAGCGCGCCCTGCTGCCGTCCGACGAGGACGTCGCCGGCTACGCCAGGCACGGCTGGTACCTGTCGAAAAAGCTGCTGACCGACGACGAGGTGGACACGCTGCTGGCTGCCAGCGAGCGGTTCTACGCCGGGCAGCGCGGCCGCCGGCTGCCGAAGCGGCCGTCGACGCTGGCCTACTGGGAGCCGGAGAACGGCCCGGTCCAGCGGCACAACGACTACATCCACTACGAGTCCGACGAGATCGGCGCGATCCTGCGCAAGCCGCTGATCGGTGCGGTCGCCGCCCGGCTGGCCGGGGCGCGGGAGATCCGGATCTTCCAGAGCACGCTGATCTACAAGCCGCCGCGCCTGGACGAGCCGACCAACCTGGTGCCCTGGCACTTCGACAAGCATTACTGGCAGTCCAGCACGTCGCAGAAGATGCTGACCGCGTTCATCCCGTTCCACGACTGTGGCGAGGAGATGGGCACCATCACGATGGTCGACGGCAGCAACACCTGGCAGGAGATCGGCGGTGACGACAGCACCACCCGGCATTTCGCCCACCGCGGCTGGGCGGAGCTGGAGGAGCTGTTGAAGCAGAACGCCGCGTTCAACAACGCCGAAATCGTCAAGCTGCCGATGACGATACCCAAGGGCCACATGAGCTTCCACCACTGCCGCACCTACCACGGCAGCGGCGCGAACCGCGCAGACCGCCCGCGCCGCGCCATCTCGCTGCACCTGCAGGACGGCGACAACCGGTACCGCCGGTTCACCCGCTCCGACGGCAGCGTGGTCGCGTACAACCACGACCACTTCGTCCGCCGCACCGCCACCGGCGAGCCCGACTACGCCGATCCCGAATTCTGCCCGACCATCTGGCACGCATGA
- the hppD gene encoding 4-hydroxyphenylpyruvate dioxygenase — MDIRQVDHVELYVGDAQQTAFYLRTAFDFDVLGCGGGVAGPLADQYSVLLGHGDIRLLLTSGLRAEHPATAYVGRHGDGVAVIGLRTDDAEMAFTEAVERGALAIEAPRAWRAGGAEVITATVAGVGDVHHRFTQRRDGEAFLPGAIDAASAPAGGKLLTTVDHFAVCVPAGELDGTADYYQRVFGFAQIFEERIEVGEQAMDSKVVQDASRTVTLTIIAPDTTRPRGQIDDFLGSHDGAGVQHIAFSTADIAAAVGTFTERGVRFLATPSSYYDGIERQLGTVGVPMDRLRAGNILVDRDHWGEMFQIFTESALVRRTLFFELIERHGALTFGTNNIKALYEAKERERAQTTVGA, encoded by the coding sequence GTGGACATCCGACAGGTCGACCACGTCGAGCTGTACGTGGGCGACGCCCAGCAGACGGCGTTCTATCTGCGCACCGCCTTCGACTTCGACGTTTTGGGGTGCGGCGGCGGTGTGGCCGGCCCCCTGGCGGACCAGTACAGCGTGCTGCTCGGCCACGGCGACATCCGGCTGTTGCTCACCTCGGGCCTGCGCGCCGAGCACCCGGCGACGGCGTACGTCGGCCGGCACGGCGACGGCGTGGCCGTGATCGGCCTGCGCACCGACGACGCGGAAATGGCGTTCACCGAGGCGGTCGAGCGCGGGGCCCTCGCCATCGAGGCGCCGCGAGCGTGGCGCGCGGGCGGCGCGGAGGTCATCACCGCCACCGTCGCCGGCGTCGGCGACGTGCACCACCGGTTCACCCAGCGCCGGGACGGCGAGGCGTTCCTGCCCGGCGCCATCGACGCCGCGTCCGCGCCCGCCGGGGGCAAGCTGCTGACCACCGTTGACCATTTCGCCGTCTGCGTGCCGGCCGGCGAGCTGGACGGCACCGCCGACTACTACCAGCGGGTGTTCGGGTTCGCGCAGATCTTCGAGGAGCGGATCGAGGTAGGCGAGCAGGCGATGGACTCCAAGGTGGTGCAGGACGCCAGCCGCACGGTGACGCTCACGATCATCGCGCCGGACACCACCCGGCCGCGCGGCCAGATCGACGACTTTCTCGGCTCGCACGACGGTGCCGGCGTCCAGCACATCGCGTTCAGCACCGCCGACATCGCCGCCGCGGTGGGTACGTTCACCGAGCGGGGAGTGCGGTTCCTGGCCACGCCGTCCAGCTACTACGACGGCATCGAGCGGCAGCTCGGGACGGTCGGCGTGCCCATGGACCGGCTGCGCGCCGGCAACATCCTGGTCGACCGGGACCACTGGGGCGAAATGTTCCAGATCTTCACCGAGTCGGCCCTCGTACGCCGGACGCTTTTCTTCGAGCTGATCGAGCGGCACGGGGCGCTCACCTTCGGCACCAACAACATCAAGGCGCTGTACGAGGCGAAGGAGCGTGAGCGCGCTCAGACCACCGTCGGAGCCTGA
- a CDS encoding phosphopantetheine-binding protein, whose translation MSVDDVMAFTIQALQEMNFYTDDTGPDSMLGPSGVDLDSLAVSELALRIEEQYGVTFDDDDIETLAIMTLGEFAAEVAKRAELVPQVDEARS comes from the coding sequence ATGTCAGTCGACGATGTCATGGCGTTCACCATCCAGGCGCTGCAGGAGATGAACTTCTACACCGACGATACCGGTCCGGACAGCATGCTCGGGCCATCCGGCGTGGACCTCGACTCGCTCGCCGTGTCCGAGCTCGCGCTGCGCATCGAGGAGCAGTACGGCGTGACGTTCGACGACGACGACATCGAAACCCTGGCCATCATGACGCTCGGCGAGTTCGCCGCGGAGGTGGCCAAGCGGGCGGAGTTGGTACCGCAAGTCGACGAGGCGCGCAGCTGA
- a CDS encoding acyl-CoA thioesterase: protein MRGEPAAVASGRAAVDELVGLLDLAAVEPTGDPAVTDRLVPLAGVFAGRGAARGPARRYGGLIAAQALAAAGRTVRSGRPVHSLHAYFIRPGDSHRPVTYLVETLRDGRSMSTRRVVAVQRETPIFFLTASFHDPGSGLEHAQPPPEVPPPDEVPNLAQVLARAPGTLAAVEHMLFAFDARYIGPPPWAQKAGEARKAGERAGDVPRRAWVRVAGKLPDDPLVHAGALTFISDLPLLLSSMVAGHGQAWRPGDAGVSIDHTVWFHRPCRADEWLLYDCRSPWAAGGRGLATGGLYAMNGDLVATVAQEGLLLARPAQQAE, encoded by the coding sequence ATGAGGGGCGAACCAGCGGCGGTCGCCAGCGGCCGAGCGGCCGTCGACGAGTTGGTCGGGCTGCTCGACCTGGCAGCGGTCGAGCCCACAGGCGATCCGGCCGTAACGGATCGGCTGGTCCCCCTCGCCGGTGTGTTCGCCGGTCGCGGCGCGGCGCGCGGGCCCGCTCGCCGGTACGGAGGGCTCATCGCCGCGCAGGCGCTGGCCGCGGCCGGACGCACGGTGAGGTCCGGTCGACCGGTGCACTCGCTGCACGCGTACTTCATCCGCCCGGGTGACAGCCACAGGCCGGTCACCTATCTGGTCGAAACCCTTCGCGACGGCCGATCCATGTCCACCCGGCGCGTGGTCGCTGTCCAGCGCGAAACACCGATCTTCTTCCTGACCGCCTCGTTCCACGATCCCGGCAGCGGGCTGGAGCACGCGCAGCCTCCGCCGGAGGTCCCTCCACCGGACGAGGTGCCGAACCTTGCCCAGGTGCTCGCCCGCGCGCCGGGCACGCTGGCCGCCGTGGAACACATGCTCTTCGCGTTCGACGCCAGGTACATCGGCCCTCCGCCCTGGGCGCAGAAGGCTGGAGAGGCGCGGAAGGCTGGGGAGCGAGCGGGCGACGTGCCGCGCCGGGCCTGGGTGAGGGTGGCCGGCAAGCTGCCCGACGACCCGTTGGTACATGCCGGCGCGCTGACGTTCATCTCGGATCTGCCACTGCTGCTGAGTTCGATGGTGGCCGGGCACGGGCAGGCATGGAGGCCAGGTGACGCCGGCGTCAGCATCGACCACACGGTGTGGTTCCATCGGCCCTGTCGTGCCGACGAGTGGCTGCTGTACGACTGCCGCAGCCCGTGGGCGGCGGGCGGTCGTGGCCTGGCGACCGGCGGCCTGTACGCGATGAACGGCGACCTGGTGGCCACGGTGGCCCAGGAGGGCCTGCTGCTGGCTCGCCCGGCGCAGCAAGCCGAGTGA
- a CDS encoding acyl carrier protein — MATAENDVEKLAAAGVPDRDAVVAILAAQADRPAGEVPERIDSLGVAWLVYEVERRFGIALDLTDELLASMSTVTGVVRVLREAQRETTGRDG; from the coding sequence ATGGCAACCGCCGAGAACGACGTCGAGAAGCTGGCCGCCGCCGGAGTGCCGGACCGGGACGCCGTGGTCGCCATCCTCGCCGCGCAGGCGGACCGCCCGGCCGGCGAGGTGCCGGAGCGGATCGACTCGCTCGGCGTGGCCTGGCTGGTCTACGAGGTGGAACGGCGCTTCGGTATCGCCCTGGACCTCACCGACGAACTGCTGGCCTCGATGAGTACCGTCACCGGTGTCGTCCGTGTGCTGCGCGAGGCACAGCGGGAAACAACGGGCCGTGATGGCTGA
- a CDS encoding beta-ketoacyl synthase chain length factor produces MLETAVPRETLTVLAEARWPEAGDGEPDPLPGFVYSSFSPLVAATAGRCLSRWYGGPPVPPADGERIALILASVRGDIAIAEAIATAVDAGERVSPLLFFQSVANAVLGHVATRWGIGGPVLCTSPVADPDADALDLAAGVLADGDADTALVVLAEPACGADEQDRSHALLVRLADREAPETPVGQGE; encoded by the coding sequence GTGCTTGAGACGGCCGTACCGCGGGAAACGCTGACCGTACTCGCCGAGGCGCGCTGGCCCGAGGCCGGCGACGGCGAGCCCGACCCGCTGCCCGGCTTCGTGTACTCCTCGTTCAGCCCGCTGGTCGCCGCCACCGCCGGCCGCTGCCTGTCGCGCTGGTACGGCGGCCCGCCGGTGCCCCCGGCCGACGGCGAGCGGATCGCGCTGATCCTGGCCAGCGTGCGCGGTGACATCGCCATCGCGGAGGCCATCGCGACCGCGGTGGACGCCGGCGAGCGCGTCTCGCCGCTGCTGTTCTTCCAGTCCGTCGCGAACGCCGTGCTGGGCCACGTCGCTACCCGCTGGGGCATCGGCGGCCCGGTGCTGTGCACCAGCCCGGTGGCCGACCCGGACGCCGACGCGCTGGACCTGGCCGCCGGCGTGCTCGCCGACGGCGACGCGGACACCGCCCTCGTCGTGCTCGCCGAGCCGGCGTGCGGAGCGGACGAGCAGGACCGGTCCCACGCCCTCCTGGTCCGGCTGGCAGACCGGGAAGCTCCGGAAACCCCCGTCGGGCAAGGAGAGTAG
- a CDS encoding ketoacyl-ACP synthase III family protein, whose amino-acid sequence MKVTNVYLCGLGVFQPPVTDAGQAARRGEYSPAAYLENRLTGVCIAGDVSPPEMAVRAARQALSRAALDPARIDLVLHASIHFQGPEMWLPGPYIQREIVGTPAPAFEIRLGCNGVFAALEIAAGHLAVAAAARTVLVTTAENLGSPLIDRWNSAPGFILGDAGSALLLDRDEGFARLRAVGSVAVPEVESLYRGGEPLYPPLVRQGRTIDMRERAEYFRDNVMSLTDAAELRTRARLDLIERTLDEADRKLVDMTRLICGNSAAYMVQQDLLEPLGIAMERTTWQFGRGIGHTGASDQLLSLNHLLVTGQLAAGDHLLLFGGAPATMSCAVLEILDVPAWARV is encoded by the coding sequence GTGAAAGTCACCAACGTTTACCTCTGCGGGCTGGGTGTCTTTCAACCCCCCGTTACGGATGCCGGGCAGGCCGCCCGGCGCGGCGAGTACAGTCCGGCCGCGTACCTGGAGAACAGGCTGACCGGTGTCTGTATCGCCGGAGACGTCTCGCCCCCGGAGATGGCCGTGCGTGCGGCCCGCCAGGCGCTGTCCCGTGCCGCCCTCGATCCGGCCAGGATCGATCTGGTGCTGCACGCGTCCATCCACTTCCAGGGCCCCGAGATGTGGCTGCCCGGCCCGTACATCCAGCGGGAGATCGTCGGTACGCCGGCCCCCGCGTTCGAGATCCGGCTGGGCTGCAACGGCGTGTTCGCGGCGCTGGAGATCGCCGCCGGGCACCTGGCCGTCGCGGCGGCAGCCCGGACGGTGCTGGTGACCACCGCGGAGAATCTCGGCTCACCGCTGATCGACCGGTGGAACTCGGCGCCCGGGTTCATCCTGGGCGACGCCGGCAGCGCGCTGCTGCTGGACCGCGACGAGGGCTTCGCCCGGCTGCGCGCCGTGGGCAGCGTGGCGGTGCCCGAGGTGGAGTCGCTGTACCGCGGCGGCGAGCCGCTGTATCCGCCGCTCGTGAGGCAGGGCCGGACAATCGACATGCGCGAGCGTGCCGAATACTTCCGCGACAACGTGATGTCGCTGACCGACGCCGCCGAGCTGAGGACCCGGGCACGGCTGGACCTGATCGAACGGACGCTGGACGAGGCGGACCGGAAGCTGGTCGACATGACCCGGCTCATCTGCGGGAACTCGGCGGCCTACATGGTGCAGCAGGATCTGCTGGAGCCGCTGGGTATCGCGATGGAGCGCACCACCTGGCAGTTCGGCCGCGGCATCGGGCACACCGGCGCGAGCGACCAGCTGCTGTCCCTCAACCACCTGCTGGTCACCGGGCAGCTCGCGGCCGGCGACCACCTGCTGCTGTTCGGTGGCGCGCCAGCGACGATGTCCTGTGCGGTCCTGGAGATCCTGGACGTCCCGGCGTGGGCGCGGGTATGA